One Oscillospiraceae bacterium DNA segment encodes these proteins:
- the eda gene encoding bifunctional 4-hydroxy-2-oxoglutarate aldolase/2-dehydro-3-deoxy-phosphogluconate aldolase, giving the protein METMNEKMARHRIVPVIKLNRADDALPLMEALVKGGLPVAEVTFRTEAAEASIRRIAGAFPDVLLGAGTVTSAEQVERAAAAGAQYVVTPGFSRPVTEHCAKRGLPLYPGVCTPSELMWLLEYGLAVAKFFPAAQYGGLATIKALAAPFPQMRFIPTGGVSEANLADYLAFPKVLACGGSWMVAEPLIAAGRFDEIEAMTGRAVKLAAG; this is encoded by the coding sequence ATGGAGACGATGAACGAAAAGATGGCCCGACATAGAATTGTGCCCGTGATCAAGCTGAACCGGGCGGATGACGCGCTGCCCCTGATGGAGGCCCTGGTAAAGGGAGGGCTTCCGGTGGCGGAGGTCACTTTCCGCACCGAGGCGGCGGAGGCGTCCATCCGCCGGATCGCCGGCGCGTTCCCGGACGTACTGCTGGGGGCCGGTACGGTCACCTCGGCGGAGCAGGTCGAGCGCGCGGCGGCGGCCGGCGCGCAGTACGTCGTGACGCCCGGTTTCAGCCGGCCGGTGACGGAGCACTGCGCAAAGCGCGGTCTGCCTCTCTACCCCGGCGTCTGCACGCCGTCGGAGCTCATGTGGCTACTTGAGTACGGCCTCGCGGTCGCGAAATTCTTCCCCGCCGCCCAGTACGGAGGCCTCGCCACGATCAAGGCCCTCGCCGCTCCGTTCCCCCAGATGCGCTTTATCCCCACCGGCGGCGTATCCGAGGCCAATCTCGCCGACTACCTGGCCTTCCCCAAGGTGCTCGCGTGCGGCGGCAGCTGGATGGTTGCGGAGCCGCTGATCGCCGCCGGGCGCTTTGACGAGATCGAGGCCATGACGGGCCGGGCCGTGAAGCTGGCGGCAGGCTGA
- a CDS encoding cupin domain-containing protein: MSAAAFDWNRGFALDFSLTDGLSRTAAPTKRRLSQMRGMYSDGAAFEAILAKEDPLVYEFYELGAPARAEDLAFGTSITYPGKVGREYFMTKGHFHTILDTAEVYYCLSGQGVMLMENPEGDVAQIPLTPGKAVYVPGRYAHRSVNTGKAPLITFFVFRSDAGHDYGTIEEKGYRKLIVEQNGAPQMIDNPKWK; encoded by the coding sequence ATGAGCGCGGCGGCGTTTGATTGGAACCGAGGGTTTGCGTTGGATTTTTCCCTGACGGACGGCCTTTCCCGGACGGCCGCCCCCACAAAGCGCCGTCTCTCGCAGATGCGGGGGATGTACAGCGACGGCGCGGCCTTTGAGGCCATACTCGCAAAAGAAGATCCGCTGGTGTACGAATTCTATGAACTGGGCGCCCCGGCGCGGGCGGAGGACCTGGCCTTTGGGACCAGCATCACATATCCGGGCAAGGTGGGCCGGGAGTATTTCATGACCAAGGGCCACTTCCACACGATTCTGGACACGGCTGAGGTGTATTACTGTCTCTCCGGGCAGGGCGTCATGCTGATGGAGAACCCGGAGGGCGACGTGGCGCAGATCCCGCTGACGCCGGGAAAGGCCGTCTATGTGCCAGGGCGTTACGCCCACCGGAGCGTCAACACGGGGAAGGCGCCCCTTATCACCTTCTTCGTATTCCGCTCTGACGCGGGCCACGACTACGGGACCATCGAAGAGAAGGGATACCGAAAACTGATCGTGGAGCAAAACGGCGCGCCGCAAATGATCGACAACCCCAAGTGGAAATAG